From one Vigna radiata var. radiata cultivar VC1973A unplaced genomic scaffold, Vradiata_ver6 scaffold_368, whole genome shotgun sequence genomic stretch:
- the LOC106779632 gene encoding GDSL esterase/lipase At1g71691: MCLSSLSHTFMAKFGLSTFLVLFMVLSDATVRGQNGSGREMVPAMFIFGDSLIDNGNNNNLPSLAKANYYPYGIDFNGGPTGRFSNGYTMVDEIAELLGLPLIPAYSEASGNQVLHGVNYASAAAGILDATGRNFVGRIPFDQQLRNFENTLNQITGNLGADYMATALAQCIFFVGMGSNDYLNNYLMPNYPTRNQYNGQQYADLLVQTYSQQLTRLYNLGARKFVITGLGQMGCIPSILAQSNSGSCSEEVNLLVQPFNENLKTVLGNFNANLPGARFIFVDTFRMFQDILLNARSYGFSVVDRGCCGIGRNRGQITCLPFQTPCPNRNQYVFWDAFHPTEAANILMGRMAFSGNHNFVYPINIRQLAEL, translated from the exons ATGTGCCTCTCTTCACTCTCTCACACTTTTATGGCTAAGTTTGGACTGTCCACATTCTTGGTGCTTTTCATGGTGCTGAGTGATGCTACGGTGAGAGGTCAAAATGGGAGTGGGAGAGAAATGGTGCCTGCCATGTTCATATTTGGTGACTCTCTCATTGACAATGGCAACAACAATAACCTTCCTTCCTTAGCTAAGGCCAACTATTACCCTTATGGCATCGACTTCAATGGAGGCCCTACTGGTCGCTTCTCAAATGGCTACACCATGGTTGATGAAATAG CTGAACTGCTTGGACTTCCCTTGATTCCTGCATACTCAGAAGCCTCAGGGAATCAAGTGCTTCATGGAGTAAACTATGCTTCAGCTGCTGCCGGAATCCTTGATGCCACTGGCAGAAACTTT GTTGGGAGAATACCATTTGATCAGCAACTAAGGAACTTTGAGAACACATTAAATCAAATAACTGGGAATCTTGGAGCAGACTATATGGCCACAGCGCTAGCACAATGCATATTCTTCGTTGGAATGGGCAGCAATGACTACCTTAACAACTACCTTATGCCTAATTACCCCACCAGAAATCAGTACAATGGACAGCAATATGCTGATCTCTTGGTTCAAACATATAGCCAGCAACTCACA AGGCTTTACAATCTTGGAGCAAGGAAATTTGTGATTACTGGACTGGGGCAAATGGGTTGTATTCCAAGCATTCTGGCTCAAAGCAATAGTGGAAGTTGCTCTGAAGAAGTAAATTTGCTAGTGCAACCCTTCAATGAAAATTTGAAGACCGTGTTGGGCAATTTCAATGCTAATCTACCTGGTGCCAGATTCATATTCGTTGACACTTTCCGCATGTTCCAGGACATCCTTCTCAATGCTAGATCGTACG GGTTTAGTGTTGTAGATAGAGGGTGCTGTGGCATTGGAAGAAATAGAGGCCAAATAACATGTCTTCCATTCCAAACTCCATGCCCTAACAGAAATCAGTATGTGTTCTGGGATGCATTCCATCCAACAGAAGCAGCCAACATTCTGATGGGAAGAATGGCTTTCAGTGGGAATCACAATTTTGTTTATCCTATAAACATAAGGCAGCTTGCTGAGCTATGA
- the LOC106779635 gene encoding cellulose synthase-like protein G1, which produces MIQLVKWLSELLLLGFSKYSPFTYGFSSMSIIHSFTYCVFTMSSLSSFFFILYGIVPQLCLLKGIPVFPKVTDPWFAVFAFVYVSSQVQHLVEVLSGEGTIYIWWDEQRIWIVKSLTSIFAVLEAIKKRLGLNKMKFALSNKAIDEEKMKKYEEGRFNFQGAAVFMAPMVLFLIINIVAFFGGIWRVLNEKDFQEMFGQLFLVTYLMALSYPILQAIVTMKSKSG; this is translated from the exons ATGATTCAATTGGTTAAATGGTTGTCTGAACTTCTCTTGCTTGGTTTCTCCAAATATAGCCCTTTCACTTATGGATTTTCTAGCATGTCCATAATTCATTCCTTCACTTATTGCGTGTTCACAATGTcatctctctcttcttttttcttcatcttgtaTGGCATTGTACCTCAACTATGCCTCCTCAAAGGAATCCCTGTCTTTCCAAAG GTGACAGACCCTTGGTTTGCGGTGTTTGCATTTGTGTATGTATCCAGTCAGGTTCAACATTTGGTCGAGGTTCTTTCCGGGGAAGGGACTATATATATTTGGTGGGATGAACAAAGAATTTGGATTGTGAAATCACTCACAAGCATATTTGCAGTATTAGAAGCAATTAAGAAGCGGTTGGGgttgaataagatgaaattcgCCTTGTCAAACAAAGCTATCGAcgaagagaagatgaagaagtacGAGGAAGGTAGGTTCAATTTCCAGGGTGCAGCTGTGTTCATGGCTCCAATGGTTCTGTTCCTCATTATCAACATTGTTGCCTTCTTTGGTGGGATATGGAGAGTATTGAATGAAAAGGATTTTCAAGAAATGTTTGGTCAACTTTTCCTAGTCACCTATTTAATGGCTCTAAGTTATCCCATCCTTCAGGCCATAGTAACCATGAAAAGCAAGAGTGGTTAG